A genomic window from Camelus ferus isolate YT-003-E chromosome 9, BCGSAC_Cfer_1.0, whole genome shotgun sequence includes:
- the CSDE1 gene encoding cold shock domain-containing protein E1 isoform X5: protein MSFDPNLLHNNGHNGYPNGTSAALRETGVIEKLLTSYGFIQCSERQARLFFHCSQYNGNLQDLKVGDDVEFEVSSDRRTGKPIAIKLVKIKQEILPEERINGQVVCAVPHNLESKSPAAPGQSPTGSVCYERNGEVFYLTYTPEDVEGNIQLETGDKINFVIDNNKQSPPSPPDFYFSSTGAVSARNIMLLKKKQARCQGVVCAMKDAFGFIERGDIVKEIFFHYSEFKGDLETLQPGDDVEFTIKDRNGKEVATDVRLLPQGTVIFEDISIEHFEGTVTKVIPKVPSKSQNDPLPGRIKVDFVIPKELPFGDKDTKSKVTLLEGDHVRFNISTDRRDKLERATNIEVLSNTFQFTNEAREMGVIAAMRDGFGFIKCVDRDARMFFHFSEILDGNQLHIADEVEFTVVPDMLSAQRNHAIRIKKLPKGTVSFHSHSDHRFLGTVEKEATFSNPKTTSPNKGKEKEAEDGIIAYDDCGVKLTIAFQAKDVEGSTSPQIGDKVEFSISDKQRPGQQIATCVRLLGRNSNSKRLLGYVATLKDNFGFIETANHDKEIFFHYSEFSGDIDSLELGDMVEYSLSKGKGNKVSAEKVNKTHSVNGITEEADPTIYSGKVIRPLRSVDPTQTEYQGMIEIVEEGDMKGEVYPFGIVGMANKGDCLQKGESVKFQLCVLGQSAQTMAYNITPLRRATVECVKDQFGFINYEVGDSKKLFFHVKEVQDGIELQAGDEVEFSVILNQRTGKCSACNVWRVCEGPKAVAAPRPDRLVNRLKNITLDDASAPRLMVLRQPRGPDNSMGFGAERKIRQAGVID, encoded by the exons atgaGCTTTGATCCAAACCTTCTCCACAACAATGGACACAATGGGTACCCCAATGGTACTTCAGCAGCACTGCGTGAAACTGGGGTTATTGAAAAACTGCTAACCTCTTACGGATTTATTCAGTGTTCAGAACGTCAAGCTAGACTTTTCTTCCACTGTTCACAGTATAATGGCAACCTACAGGACTTAAAAGTAGGAG ATGATGTTGAATTCGAAGTATCATCTGACCGGCGGACTGGGAAACCCATTGCTATTAAACTGGTGAAGATAAAACAAGAAATCCTCCCTGAAGAACGAATTAATGGACAA GTTGTGTGCGCTGTTCCTCACAACTTAGAGAGTAAATCTCCAGCTGCCCCGGGTCAGAGTCCAACAGGGAGTGTATGCTACGAACGTAATGGG GAAGTGTTTTATCTGACTTACACCCCTGAAGATGTCGAAGGGAACATTCAGCTGGAAACTGgagataaaataaactttgtaattGATAACAATAAACA GTCCCCGCCATCCCCACccgatttttatttttctagtactGGTGCTGTAAGTGCTCGTAACATTATGCTGTTGAAAAAGAAACAGGCCCGCTGTCAGGGAGTAGTTTGTGCCATGAAG GACGCGTTTGGCTTTATTGAAAGAGGTGATATTGTAAAGGAGATATTCTTTCACTATAGTGAATTTAAGGGTGACTTAGAAACCTTACAGCCTGGAGATGACGTGGAATTCACAATCAAGGACAGAAAT GGTAAAGAAGTTGCAACTGATGTCAGACTATTGCCTCAAGGAACAGTTATTTTTGAAGATATCAGCATTGAACATTTTGAAGGAACTGTAACCAAAGTTATCCCAAAAGTACCCAGTAAAAGCCAG AATGACCCATTGCCAGGACGCATCAAAGTTGATTTTGTGATTCCTAAAGAACTTCCCTTTGGAGACAAAGATACGAAATCCAAGGTGACCCTGCTGGAAGGCGACCATGTTAGGTTTAATATTTCAACAGATCGTCGTGACAAATTAGAGCGAGCAACCAACATAGAAGTTCTGTCAAATACATTTCAGTTCACTAATGAAGCCAGAGAAATG GGTGTGATTGCTGCCATGAGAGATGGTTTTGGTTTCATCAAGTGTGTGGATCGTGATGCTCGTATGTTCTTCCACTTCAGTGAAATTCTGGATGGTAACCAGCTCCATATTGCAGATGAAGTAGAGTTTACTGTGGTTCCT GATATGCTCTCTGCCCAAAGAAATCATGCTATTAGGATTAAAAAACTTCCCAAGGGCACGGTTTCGTTCCACTCCCATTCAGATCATCGTTTTCTGGGCACTGTAGAAAAAGAAGCCACTTTTTCCAATCCTAAAACCACTAGCCcaaataaaggcaaagaaaag GAGGCTGAGGATGGTATTATTGCTTATGATGACTGTGGGGTGAAATTGACTATTGCTTTTCAAGCCAAGGATGTGGAAGGATCTACTTCTCCTCAAATAGGAGACAAG GTTGAATTTAGTATTAGTGACAAACAGAGGCCTGGACAGCAGATTGCAACTTGTGTACGACTCTTAGGTCGTAATTCCAACTCCAAGAGGCTCTTGGGTTATGTGGCCACTCTGAAGGATAATTTTGGATTTATTGAAACAGCCAATCATGATAAGGAAATCTTTTTCCATTACAG TGAGTTCTCTGGTGATATTGATAGCCTGGAACTGGGGGACATGGTCGAGTACAGCCTGTCCAAAGGCAAAGGCAACAAAGTCAGTGCagaaaaagtgaacaaaacacaCTCAG TGAATGGCATTACTGAGGAAGCTGATCCCACCATCTACTCTGGTAAAGTCATTCGCCCCTTGAGAAGTGTTGATCCAACACAGACTGAGTACCAAGGAATGATCGAGATCGTGGAGGAAG GGGATATGAAAGGTGAAGTCTATCCATTTGGCATAGTTGGGATGGCCAACAAAGGGGATTGCCTACAAAAGGGGGAGAGTGTCAAGTTCCAGTTATGTGTCCTGGGCCAAAGTGCACAGACTATGGCCTATAACATCACACCCCTGCGTAGGGCCACAGTGGAGTGTGTGAAAGATCAG tttggcTTCATTAACTATGAAGTAGGAGATAGCAAGAAGCTCTTTTTCCATGTGAAAGAAGTTCAGGATGGCATTGAGCTACAGGCAGGAGATGAGGTGGAATTCTCAGTGATTCTTAATCAGCGCACTGGCAAGTGCAGCGCTTGTAATGTTTGGCGAGTCtg CGAGGGCCCCAAGGCTGTTGCAGCTCCACGACCTGATAGGTTGGTCAATCGCTTGAAGAATATCACCCTGGATGATGCCAGTGCTCCTCGCCTAATGGTTCTTCGTCAGCCAAGGGGACCAGATAACTCAATG GGATTTGGTGCAGAAAGAAAGATCCGTCAAGCTGGTGTCATTGACTAA
- the CSDE1 gene encoding cold shock domain-containing protein E1 isoform X6 yields MSFDPNLLHNNGHNGYPNGTSAALRETGVIEKLLTSYGFIQCSERQARLFFHCSQYNGNLQDLKVGDDVEFEVSSDRRTGKPIAIKLVKIKQEILPEERINGQEVFYLTYTPEDVEGNIQLETGDKINFVIDNNKHTGAVSARNIMLLKKKQARCQGVVCAMKDAFGFIERGDIVKEIFFHYSEFKGDLETLQPGDDVEFTIKDRNGKEVATDVRLLPQGTVIFEDISIEHFEGTVTKVIPKVPSKSQNDPLPGRIKVDFVIPKELPFGDKDTKSKVTLLEGDHVRFNISTDRRDKLERATNIEVLSNTFQFTNEAREMGVIAAMRDGFGFIKCVDRDARMFFHFSEILDGNQLHIADEVEFTVVPDMLSAQRNHAIRIKKLPKGTVSFHSHSDHRFLGTVEKEATFSNPKTTSPNKGKEKEAEDGIIAYDDCGVKLTIAFQAKDVEGSTSPQIGDKVEFSISDKQRPGQQIATCVRLLGRNSNSKRLLGYVATLKDNFGFIETANHDKEIFFHYSEFSGDIDSLELGDMVEYSLSKGKGNKVSAEKVNKTHSVNGITEEADPTIYSGKVIRPLRSVDPTQTEYQGMIEIVEEGDMKGEVYPFGIVGMANKGDCLQKGESVKFQLCVLGQSAQTMAYNITPLRRATVECVKDQFGFINYEVGDSKKLFFHVKEVQDGIELQAGDEVEFSVILNQRTGKCSACNVWRVCEGPKAVAAPRPDRLVNRLKNITLDDASAPRLMVLRQPRGPDNSMGFGAERKIRQAGVID; encoded by the exons atgaGCTTTGATCCAAACCTTCTCCACAACAATGGACACAATGGGTACCCCAATGGTACTTCAGCAGCACTGCGTGAAACTGGGGTTATTGAAAAACTGCTAACCTCTTACGGATTTATTCAGTGTTCAGAACGTCAAGCTAGACTTTTCTTCCACTGTTCACAGTATAATGGCAACCTACAGGACTTAAAAGTAGGAG ATGATGTTGAATTCGAAGTATCATCTGACCGGCGGACTGGGAAACCCATTGCTATTAAACTGGTGAAGATAAAACAAGAAATCCTCCCTGAAGAACGAATTAATGGACAA GAAGTGTTTTATCTGACTTACACCCCTGAAGATGTCGAAGGGAACATTCAGCTGGAAACTGgagataaaataaactttgtaattGATAACAATAAACA tactGGTGCTGTAAGTGCTCGTAACATTATGCTGTTGAAAAAGAAACAGGCCCGCTGTCAGGGAGTAGTTTGTGCCATGAAG GACGCGTTTGGCTTTATTGAAAGAGGTGATATTGTAAAGGAGATATTCTTTCACTATAGTGAATTTAAGGGTGACTTAGAAACCTTACAGCCTGGAGATGACGTGGAATTCACAATCAAGGACAGAAAT GGTAAAGAAGTTGCAACTGATGTCAGACTATTGCCTCAAGGAACAGTTATTTTTGAAGATATCAGCATTGAACATTTTGAAGGAACTGTAACCAAAGTTATCCCAAAAGTACCCAGTAAAAGCCAG AATGACCCATTGCCAGGACGCATCAAAGTTGATTTTGTGATTCCTAAAGAACTTCCCTTTGGAGACAAAGATACGAAATCCAAGGTGACCCTGCTGGAAGGCGACCATGTTAGGTTTAATATTTCAACAGATCGTCGTGACAAATTAGAGCGAGCAACCAACATAGAAGTTCTGTCAAATACATTTCAGTTCACTAATGAAGCCAGAGAAATG GGTGTGATTGCTGCCATGAGAGATGGTTTTGGTTTCATCAAGTGTGTGGATCGTGATGCTCGTATGTTCTTCCACTTCAGTGAAATTCTGGATGGTAACCAGCTCCATATTGCAGATGAAGTAGAGTTTACTGTGGTTCCT GATATGCTCTCTGCCCAAAGAAATCATGCTATTAGGATTAAAAAACTTCCCAAGGGCACGGTTTCGTTCCACTCCCATTCAGATCATCGTTTTCTGGGCACTGTAGAAAAAGAAGCCACTTTTTCCAATCCTAAAACCACTAGCCcaaataaaggcaaagaaaag GAGGCTGAGGATGGTATTATTGCTTATGATGACTGTGGGGTGAAATTGACTATTGCTTTTCAAGCCAAGGATGTGGAAGGATCTACTTCTCCTCAAATAGGAGACAAG GTTGAATTTAGTATTAGTGACAAACAGAGGCCTGGACAGCAGATTGCAACTTGTGTACGACTCTTAGGTCGTAATTCCAACTCCAAGAGGCTCTTGGGTTATGTGGCCACTCTGAAGGATAATTTTGGATTTATTGAAACAGCCAATCATGATAAGGAAATCTTTTTCCATTACAG TGAGTTCTCTGGTGATATTGATAGCCTGGAACTGGGGGACATGGTCGAGTACAGCCTGTCCAAAGGCAAAGGCAACAAAGTCAGTGCagaaaaagtgaacaaaacacaCTCAG TGAATGGCATTACTGAGGAAGCTGATCCCACCATCTACTCTGGTAAAGTCATTCGCCCCTTGAGAAGTGTTGATCCAACACAGACTGAGTACCAAGGAATGATCGAGATCGTGGAGGAAG GGGATATGAAAGGTGAAGTCTATCCATTTGGCATAGTTGGGATGGCCAACAAAGGGGATTGCCTACAAAAGGGGGAGAGTGTCAAGTTCCAGTTATGTGTCCTGGGCCAAAGTGCACAGACTATGGCCTATAACATCACACCCCTGCGTAGGGCCACAGTGGAGTGTGTGAAAGATCAG tttggcTTCATTAACTATGAAGTAGGAGATAGCAAGAAGCTCTTTTTCCATGTGAAAGAAGTTCAGGATGGCATTGAGCTACAGGCAGGAGATGAGGTGGAATTCTCAGTGATTCTTAATCAGCGCACTGGCAAGTGCAGCGCTTGTAATGTTTGGCGAGTCtg CGAGGGCCCCAAGGCTGTTGCAGCTCCACGACCTGATAGGTTGGTCAATCGCTTGAAGAATATCACCCTGGATGATGCCAGTGCTCCTCGCCTAATGGTTCTTCGTCAGCCAAGGGGACCAGATAACTCAATG GGATTTGGTGCAGAAAGAAAGATCCGTCAAGCTGGTGTCATTGACTAA